In Pedobacter sp. SL55, the following proteins share a genomic window:
- a CDS encoding carboxypeptidase-like regulatory domain-containing protein — translation MKILLTLFLLPLCVFAQIKIEGKVVDAVTKQPIPYVNIESFKYKMGTQSNQDGLFILELPQGKSSDTIKISCVGYHDKYLTDIQSSNELLVELKTSIIALEEVIIRKGKSILKEVGVLEKTGRNLAYFNQMLKKGGFQHAVLMKGLEGKTAKLKQVHFFIGKEAYKAPFRVRIYENLSGQPGKDLLSKSLELFAYQKNNWNAFDVSQYHLEVPEKGIWVAIEWIANENYEMKSRPLVRFDKDGKPYQDKSTIFTYYGPEIAYQIDSKYGLTYSKSLGEKWYQKRAGRKPQDGDMKKLGFSDILAKATIEVIE, via the coding sequence AAAGGTTGTTGATGCCGTAACCAAACAACCAATTCCCTATGTAAACATAGAAAGCTTTAAGTACAAAATGGGTACGCAGAGCAACCAAGATGGATTGTTTATTCTTGAACTCCCACAAGGGAAATCATCGGATACGATAAAAATTTCTTGTGTTGGGTATCATGATAAATATTTAACTGACATTCAATCTTCAAACGAGCTGTTGGTCGAGCTTAAAACTTCAATTATAGCCTTAGAAGAAGTTATCATCAGAAAAGGAAAGTCTATTTTGAAGGAGGTTGGAGTTTTAGAAAAAACAGGGAGAAATTTGGCTTATTTTAATCAAATGCTGAAAAAGGGCGGCTTTCAGCACGCTGTTTTGATGAAAGGCTTAGAGGGTAAAACAGCAAAGTTAAAACAAGTACATTTTTTTATTGGAAAGGAAGCCTACAAAGCCCCATTTAGGGTGCGTATTTACGAAAATTTGAGTGGCCAACCTGGCAAAGATTTGCTAAGCAAGAGCTTAGAACTTTTTGCTTATCAAAAAAATAACTGGAATGCTTTTGATGTTTCGCAATATCATCTTGAGGTTCCTGAAAAAGGAATTTGGGTAGCAATTGAATGGATCGCTAATGAGAACTATGAGATGAAAAGTAGGCCTTTGGTACGATTTGATAAAGATGGAAAACCATATCAAGATAAATCTACCATTTTTACTTACTATGGACCAGAGATCGCTTACCAAATAGATTCTAAATATGGACTAACTTATAGCAAATCACTAGGTGAAAAATGGTATCAAAAACGTGCAGGCAGAAAGCCACAAGATGGTGACATGAAAAAACTTGGTTTTTCAGACATACTAGCAAAAGCCACCATCGAAGTTATAGAATAA